The DNA segment gagagcccagtctccttcacttacaacacaggtgagggcccagtctcctaacctacaccacaggtgagggcgcagtctccttcacccacaccacaggtgagggcccagtctccttaacctacaccacaggtgagggcccagtctccttcacctacaccacaggtgagggcccagtctcctttacctacaccacaggtgagggccatGTCTCCGTCACCTAccccacaggtgagagcccagtctccttcacctacaccacaggtgagggcccagtctccttcacccccaccacaggtgagggcccagtctcctaacctacaccacaggtgagggcccagtctccttcacctacaccacaagtgagggcccagtctccttcacctacaccacaggtgagggcccagtctccttcacccccaccacaggtgagggcccaaacctacaccacaggtgagagcccagtctccttcacctacaccacaggtgagggcccagtctcctttacCTACTCCACAAGTGAGGGCCCAGGCTCCGTCACCTACACCACAGTTGAGGGCCcggtctccttcacccacaccacaggtgagggcccagtctcctaacctacaccacaggtgggagaccagtctccttcacttacaacacaggtgagggcccagtctccttcacctacaccacaggtgagggcccagtctccttcacccacaccacaggtgagggcccagtctcctaacctacaccacaggtgagagcccagtctccttcacttacaacacaggtgagggcccagtctcctaacctacaccacaggtgagggcgcagtctccttcacccacaccacaggtgagggcccagtctccttaacctacaccacaggtgagggcccagtctccttcacccacaccacaggtgagggcccagtctcctttacctacaccacaggtgagggccatGTCTCCGTCACCTAccccacaggtgagagcccagtctccttcacctacaccacaggtgagggcccagtctccttcacccacactacaggtgagggcccagtctcctaacctacaccacaggtgagggcccaatctccttcacctacaccacaagtgagggcccagtctccttcacctacaccacaggtgagggcccagtctccttcacccacaccacaggtgtgGTCCCAGTTtcctcacctacaccacaggtgagggctcagtctccttcacccacaccacaggtgagggtccagtctccttcacccacaccacaggtgaggtctccgtctccttcacctacaccacaggtgagggcccagtctccttcacctaccccacaggtgagagcccagtctccttcacctacaccacaggtgagggcccagtctccttcacctacaccacaggtgagggcccagtctccttcacctacaccacaggtgagggcccagtctccttcacctaccccactggtgagggcccagtctccttcacctaccccACAGATGAGatcccagtctccttcacctacaccacaggtgagggcacagtctccttcacccacacacaggtgagggcccagtctccttcacctacaccacaagtGAGGGCacagtctccttcacccacaccactggtgagggcccagtctcctaagctacaccacaggtgagggcccagtctccttcacctacaccacaggtgagggcccagtctccttcacctacaccacaggtgagggtccagtctccttcacccacaccacaggtgagggcccagtctcctaacctacaccacaggtgagggcccagtctccttctcCCACACCACAAGTGAGGGtccagtctccttcacccacaccacaggtgagggcccaatctccttcacctacaccacaggtgagggcccagtctccttcacctacaccacaggtgagggcccagtctccttcacctaccccacaggtgagagcccagtctccttcacctacaccacaggtgagggcccagtctccttcacccacaccacaggtgagggctcagtctcctaacctacaccacaggtgtgggcccagtctccttcacccacaccacaggtgagggcgtagtctcctaacctacaccatagGTATGGGCCCAGtgtccttcacctacaccacaagtgagggcccagtctcctaacctacaccacaagTGAGAGCCCAGTCACCTTCACCTACCCCACAGTTGAGGGCCCAGTCTcgttcacctacaccacaggtgaggtcCCAGGCTCCTTCTTCCACACCACTGGTGAGGGACCACTCTCCTAACCTACAcgacaggtgagggcccagtctccttcacccacaccacaggtgagggcccagtctccttcacctaccgcacaggtgagggcccagtctccatcacctacaacacaggtgagggcccagtctcctatcctacaccacaggtgagagcccagtctccgttacctacaccacaggtgagggcctgGTCTCCTTCATCTACACCACAGATGAGGGCCCAGtatcctaacctacaccacaggtgagagcccagtctccttcacctacaccacaggtgagggcccagtctccttcacccacaccacaggtgagggcccagtctcctaacctacaccacaggtgagagcccagtctccttcacctacaccacaggtgagggcccagtctccttcacctaccccacaggtgagggcccagtctcctaacctacatcacaggtgagggcccagtctccttcacctacaccacaggtgagggcccagtctcctaacctacaccacaggtgagagcccagtctccttgacctacaccacaggtgagggcccagtctccttcacctacaccacaggtgagagcccagtctccttcacttacaacacagggGAGGGCCCAGtttccttcacccacaccacaggtgagggcccagtctcctaacctacaccacaggtgagagacCAGTCTCCTTCaactacaccacaggtgaggggccAGTCTCATTCACCTAAACGACAGGTGTGGggccagtctccttcacctacaccacagctgagggcccagtctcctaacctacaccacaggtgagagtcCAGACTCCTTCACCTACAcgacaggtgagggcccagtctcctttaACTACACCACAcgtgagagcccagtctccttcacttacaacacaggtgagggcccagtctccttcacccacaccacaggtgagggcccagtctccttcacccacaccacaggtgagggcccagtctcctaacctacaccacaggtgagggcccagtctccttcacctacaccacagttGAGGGCCcaatctccttcacccacaccacaggtgagggcccagtctcctcacttacaacacaggtgagggcccagtctcctaacctacaccacaggtgagggctcagtctccttcacctacaccacaggtgagggcccagtctcctaacctacaccacaggtgagggcccagtctcctaatcTACACCACAGGtaagggcccagtctccttcacccacaccacaggtgagggcccagtctcctcacttacaacacaggtgagggcccagtctcctaacctacaccacaggtgagggcccagtctccttcacctacaccacaggtgagggcccagtctcctaacctacaccacaggtgagggcgcagtctccttcacctacaccacaggtgagggcccagtctcctcacttacaacacaggtgagggcccagtctcctaacctacaccacaggtgagggcccagtctccttcacctacaccacaggtgagagcccagtctccttcacctacaccacaggtgagggcccagtctccttcacctaccccacaggtgagggcccagtctcctaacctacaccacaggtgagggctcagtctccttcacctacaccacaggtgagggcccagtctcctaacctacaccacaggtgagagcccagtctccttcacttacaacacaggtgagggcccagtctccttcacccacaccacaggtgagggcccagtctcctaacctacaccacaggtgagagcccagtctccttcacctacaccacaggttaggggccagtctccttcacctacacgacaggtgagggcccagtctccttcaactacaccacaggtgagagcccagtctcctacacttacaacacaggtgagggcccagtctccttcacccacaccacaggtgagggcccagtctcctaacctacaccacaggtgagagtccagactccttcacctacaccacaggtgagagcccagtctccttcacctacaccacaagtgagggcccagtctccttcacctacaccacagctgagggcccagtctcctaacctacaccacaggtgagggcccagtctccttcacctacaccacagctgagggcccagtctccttcacccacaccacaggtgagggcccagtctcctaacctacaccacaggtgagggcccagtctccttcacctacaccacaggtgagggcccagtctccttcacccacaccacaggtgagggcccagtctcctcacctacaacacaggtgagggcccagtctcttaacctacaccacaggtgagggcccagtctccttcacctacaccacaggtgagggcccagtctcctaacctacaccacaggtgagggcccagtctcctcacttacaacacaggtgagggcccagtctcctaacctacaccacaggtgagggcccagtctcctttacctacaccacaggtgagggcccagtctcctcacttacaacacaggtgagggcccagtctcctaacctacaccacaggtgagggcccagtctccttcacctacaccacaggtgagggcccagtctccttcacccacaccacaggtgagggcccagtctcctcacttacaacacagctgagggcccagtctcctaacctacaccacaggtgagggcccagtctccttcacctacaccacagctgagggcccagtctccttcacccacaccacaggtgagggcccagtctcctaacctacaccacaggtgacggcccagtctccttcacctacaccacaggtgagggcccagtctcctaacctacaccacaggtgagggcccagtctcctcacttacaacacaggtgagggcccagtctcctaacctacaccacaggtgagggcccagtctcctcacttacaacacaggtgagggcccagtcccctaacctacaccacaggtgagggcccagtctccttcacctacagcACAGGTGAGGCACGTATCACTTTCACCTACAgctcaggtgagggcccagtctcctcacttacaacacaggtgagggcccagtctcctaacctacaccacaggtgagggcccagtctccttcacctacaccacaggtgagggcccagtctccttcacccacaccacaggtgagggcccagtctcctcacttacaacacaggtgagggcccagtctcctaacctacaccacaggtgagggcccagtctccttcacctacaccacagctgagggcccagtctccttcacccacaccacaggtgtgggcccagtctcctaacctacaccacaggtgagggcccagtctccttcacctacaccacaggtgagggcccagtctcctaacctacaccacaggtgagggcccagtctcctcacttacaacacaggtgagggcccagtctcctaacctacaccacaggtgagggcccagtctcctcacttacaacacaggtgagggcccagtcccctaacctacaccacaggtgagggcccagtctccttcacctataccacaggtgagggcccagtctcctaacctacaccacaggtgagggcccagtctccttcacctacaccacaggtgagggcccagtctcctaacctacaccacaggtgagggcgcagtgtccttcacccacaccacaggtgagggcccagtctcctcacttacaacacaggtgagggcccagtcacctaacctacaccacaggtgagggcccagtctccttcacctacaccatgggtgagggcccagtctcctaacctacaccacaggtgagggacacatctccttcacccacaccacaggtgagggcccagtctcctcacttacaacacaggtgaggagccagtcttctaacccacaccacaggtgaggcgGAGTCTCCTTCatctacaccacaggtgagagcttagtctccttcacttacaacacagatgaggcgattatcaccttcacttacagctcaggtgagggccccatctatttcacctacacaatgactgagggcagcatctccttcaccacaggttggggccctatctccttcacctacacaatagctcagggcctcatcttcatctacacaggtgagggacccatctccttcacccacaccacaggtgagagcccagtctcctcacttacaacacaggtgagggccaaGTCTCCTaagctacaccacaggtgagggcccagtctccttcacctacaccacaggcgagggcccagtctccttcacctacaccacaggtgagagcccagtctcgttcacttacaacacagatgtggccattatcaccttcacttacagctcaggtgagggccccatctatttcacctacacaatgactgagagccccatctccttcaccacaggttagggccctatctccttcacctacacaatagctcagggcctcatcttcatctacacaggtgagggacccatctccttcacccacaccacaggtgagggcccagtctcctcacttacaacacaggtgagggcccagtctccttcacttacaacacaggtgaggcaCATATCACTTTCACCTACAGCTCAGGTGAGGGTGACACCTGTTTCACCTACACAATTGCTGagggccctatctccttcaccaCAGTTTAGGGCCCTATCTCATTCACCTAAACAATAGCGGAGGGCCTCATCTTCATGCCCACAGGTGAGGGGCCCATCTCCTTCAGCCACACCACAGGTGAGCgcccagtctcctcacttacaCCACAGGTgaaggcccagtctccttcacttacaacacaggtgaggcaCGTATCACCTTCACTTACGGCTAAGGTGAGGGCCCCATGTGTTTCACCTACACAATGGCTGAGGACCCCATCTCCTTCATCTACACAACAGGTGAACGCCCAGTCtcctcacctacaccacaggttatggccctatctccttcacctacaGAATAACTGAGGGCCTCATCTTCATTTACACAGGTGAGGGCCCCATATCCTTCACTTACACCACAGGGGAGGACCCAGTCTCCTCActtacaccacaggtgagggcccagtctcctacaCTTACAATACAGGTGGGGCCCCTATCACCTTCACTTACAGCTCAGGTGAGGGCCCCATCTGTTTCACCTACACAATGGCTGAGGACACCATCTCCTTCATCTACAcaacaggtgagggcccagtctccctCACTTACAAGTgtgggcccagtctccttcacttacaccacaggtgagggcccatcTTTTTCACCTACACAATACCAGAGGGCCCCATCTCCTTCATCACAGGTTagggccctatctccttcacctacTCAATAGCTGagggcctcatcttcatctacacaggtgagggccccatctccttcacctacaccacaggtgagggcccagtctccttcacttacaacacagTTTAAGGCCCCATCTGTTTCACCTACACAATGACTGAGATCCCAATCTCCTTCGCCTCAGGTTagggccctatctccttcacctacacaataGCTGAGGGCCTCATTTCCATCTACACAGGTGAGGGCCTCATCTccctcacctacaccacaggtgaggtcccagtctccttcacttacaacacaggtgagggcccagtctccttcacttgcaccacagg comes from the Schistocerca piceifrons isolate TAMUIC-IGC-003096 chromosome 9, iqSchPice1.1, whole genome shotgun sequence genome and includes:
- the LOC124716864 gene encoding mucin-2-like, producing the protein MSPSPTPQVRAQSPSPTPQVRAQSPSPPPQVRAQSPSPPPQVRAQTYTTGESPVSFTYTTGEGPVSFTYSTSEGPGSVTYTTVEGPVSFTHTTGEGPVSFTHTTGEVSVSFTYTTGEGPVSFTYPTGESPVSFTYTTGEGPVSFTYTTGEGPVSFTYTTGEGPVSFTYPTGEGPVSFTYPTDEIPVSFTYTTGEGPISFTYTTGEGPVSFTYTTGEGPVSFTYPTGESPVSFTYTTGEGPVSFTHTTGEGPVSFTYRTGEGPVSITYNTGEGPVSYPTPQVRAQSPLPTPQVRAWSPSSTPQMRAQYPNLHHSSGEGPIYFTYTMTEGSISFTTGWGPISFTYTIAQGLIFIYTGEGPISFTHTTGESPVSSLTTQVRAKSPKLHHRITEGLIFIYTGEGPISFTYTTGEDPVSSLTPQVRAQSPTLTIQVGPLSPSLTAQVRAPSVSPTQWLRTPSPSSTQQVRAQSPSLTSVGPVSFTYTTAEGLIFIYTGEGPISFTYTTGEGLISLTYTTGEVPVSFTYNTGEGPVSFTCTTGEGPICFTYTMPEGSISFTSGGGPISFIYTTD